One part of the Malus sylvestris chromosome 2, drMalSylv7.2, whole genome shotgun sequence genome encodes these proteins:
- the LOC126602239 gene encoding uncharacterized protein At2g29880-like, translating into MGDSQQEKGKGNYNQRSVEESNMLLQLLVEAIKNGWRDANGVISKQTIEAKIVPVLNEKLRCQKTQDHVKNRVNMLRGRYQSICQLFRHSSGFGWYLVTKKFIASDEVWEGFLRSHPKSQGVHKETFANYEDLMTVFSNGTCKGNNSIALGDDIDATTYIVDESRPIKVNEFPPPDESFEQLDPLFQNPSYSSSFLDANLEGSAPTPIQKLLPRKISRLESELKSNGTTTHIVLIEKVSLGMEKREKDGEKREKEKKEEEKNNNVWDAIKETPNLDAPVHYKEIWFNIWE; encoded by the exons ATGGGAGATTCACaacaagaaaagggaaaaggaaaCTATAATCAACGGTCCGTGGAAGAGAGCAACATGTTGTTGCAACTACTTGTTGAGGCCATAAAAAATGGATGGCGTGATGCTAATGGCGTAATAAGCAAGCAGACTATAGAAGCCAAAATTGTTCCCGTGCTCAATGAAAAACTTAGGTGTCAAAAAACTCAAGATCATGTTAAGAACCGTGTGAACATGTTGAGGGGTCGATATCAATCAATATGTCAGCTTTTTAGGCATAGTTCCGGATTTGGTTGGTACCTCGTCACAAAGAAGTTCATAGCTAGTGATGAAGTATGGGAAGGCTTCCTTAGG TCCCACCCAAAGAGTCAAGGTGTTCACAAAGAGACATTTGCGAACTATGAAGATTTGATGACTGTATTTAGCAATGGAACATGTAAAGGAAATAACTCAATTGCATTGGGTGATGATATTGATGCCACAACATATATAGTCGATGAAAGTAGGCCAATCAAAGTAAACGAATTTCCTCCACCTGATGAGAGCTTTGAGCAACTTGATCCATTATTCCAAAATCCATCCTATTCATCATCTTTCCTAGATGCAAATTTGGAGGGTTCCGCTCCAACACCCATACAAAAGCTACTTCCAAGGAAAATATCTCGACTTGAGTCTGAGCTAAAATCAAATGGGACCACCACTCACATCGTTCTTATAGAAAAAGTTTCCCTTGGAatggagaaaagagaaaaagatggagaaaaaagggaaaaggagaaaaaagaagaagagaaaaacaacAATGTTTGGGATGCTATCAAAGAGACTCCAAACTTGGATGCTCCCGTTCATTACAAAGAAATTTGGTTCAACATTTGGGAATGA